The proteins below come from a single Metarhizium brunneum chromosome 1, complete sequence genomic window:
- the ATG22_0 gene encoding Autophagy-related protein 22, with amino-acid sequence MPSEVDTKEAREVNRQSLVIDEEKSASVAPAPANEQREVVTPALQEGDAPATSNWEIRSWYLYYIGANGLALFNFGPTAFQNLLDQAAGDSELLYFAGRARDVNSIVLLANGMSFAIQAALFLVIGAYADFGTGRRWVLLVWSVIAYGIGFGWLGVHDAARWKVAAGLYIIGLVAYQLTLTYWTAAFPSLARNTAHLRASRAAYEAGEITQRELDGRDEMERSRLSNVAFWIQSCGEIAILAVIVGIMFGLRVDDNPSNNNWGLSVLVAFATACWLALSIPWFVLEKKRPGMRIPPGRNIVTVGLWQLYEALGQIWRLKQSLVYLAGYFLLGDSLNTTVTVIATLQNQVVSYNTLTLTYLLIVGIGAQALGIGGFWLIQKRFNLSAKTMFNAVMVFIVLLDGWGMVGNWTDRFGFKNVWEVWLYQAYYGFVVCPWYSYSQIMISSVTPRGHEFLFFSVFNIIGKASSFIGPLISSAIIDATPGGQNNSAPFYFLFALSLLSALGIWAFLDLEKSAREQEAFLVEEKERVYGEDTAAAKEKLAA; translated from the coding sequence ATGCCGTCCGAAGTCGACACCAAGGAGGCACGGGAGGTGAACCGCCAGTCCCTTGTGATAGACGAGGAGAAATCAGCGTCTGTCGCGCCAGCACCCGCCAACGAGCAACGCGAGGTCGTGACGCCTGCCCTGCAAGAGGGCGACGCACCCGCGACGAGCAACTGGGAGATCCGCTCATGGTACCTCTACTACATCGGGGCCAACGGCCTCGCGCTCTTCAACTTTGGCCCGACGGCCTTCCAGAACCTCCTTGACCAGGCAGCCGGCGACTCGGAGCTGCTGTACTTTGCCGGCCGCGCGCGCGACGTCAACAGCATCGTGCTTCTCGCCAACGGCATGTCGTTTGCTATACAGGCGGCGctgttcctcgtcatcggcgccTACGCCGACTTTGGCACCGGCCGCCGCTGGGTCCTGCTCGTCTGGTCCGTCATCGCGTACGGCATCGGCTTCGGCTGGCTTGGcgtccacgacgccgccaggTGGAaggtcgccgccggcctgtACATTATCGGCCTGGTCGCCTACCAGCTCACCCTGACCTACTGGACCGCGGCGTTCCCCTCGCTGGCCCGGAACACGGCGCACCTCAGGGCGTCCCGCGCGGCGTACGAGGCGGGCGAAATCACCCAGCGGGAGCTGGACGGGCGGGACGAGATGGAGCGCAGCAGACTTAGCAACGTGGCGTTTTGGATCCAGTCGTGCGGCGAGATTGCCAtcctcgccgtcatcgtggGCATCATGTTTGGCCTGCGCGTGGACGACAACCCGTCCAATAATAACTGGGGCCTCTCTGTTCTCGTCGCATTCGCCACGGCGTGCTGGCTCGCGCTGTCTATTCCCTGGTTCgtgctggagaagaagcgcCCCGGGATGAGGATCCCGCCCGGCAGGAACATTGTCACCGTCGGCCTGTGGCAGCTGTACGAGGCCCTGGGGCAGATTTGGCGCCTCAAGCAGAGCCTGGTGTACCTCGCTGGCTACTTTCTGCTGGGCGACTCGCTCaacaccaccgtcaccgtcatcgCCACTTTGCAGAACCAGGTCGTCAGCTACAACACCCTCACGCTGACGTACCTCCTCATAGTCGGTATTGGCGCCCAGGCTCTGGGCATCGGCGGCTTCTGGCTCATCCAGAAGAGGTTCAACCTCAGCGCCAAGACCATGTTCAACGCCGTGATGGTCTTTATTGTCCTCCTTGACGGCTGGGGCATGGTCGGCAATTGGACTGACAGGTTCGGCTTTAAAAATGTCTGGGAGGTGTGGCTATACCAGGCTTATTACGGATTCGTCGTGTGCCCCTGGTACAGTTACTCGCAGATCATGATTAGTTCTGTGACGCCCCGGGGACACGAgttcctctttttttctgtCTTTAATATCATTGGCAAGGCGTCTAGTTTTATTGGGCCCTTGATTAGCAGCGCTATCATCGATGCTACGCCCGGCGGGCAGAATAACAGCGCCccgttttatttcttatttgCGCTAAGCCTACTAAGCGCCCTGGGGATATGGGCGTTTCTGGACCTCGAGAAGAGCGCGAGGGAACAAGAGGCGTTTCTTGtcgaggagaaggagagggtCTATGGGGAGGATACTGCCGCCGCGAAGGAGAAGCTGGCAGCGTAG